From a region of the Daphnia pulicaria isolate SC F1-1A chromosome 1, SC_F0-13Bv2, whole genome shotgun sequence genome:
- the LOC124311081 gene encoding uncharacterized protein LOC124311081, giving the protein MPQVKAVDSLFTLCIYCIKNSLNLNVPTKTKTLQTGRWTGSPWFVEQTTDLGLDKNLFQLPTVLLEAIFSSLVTSYDVNTQNTSLLELIIPPQLKKWIAPGLYNEQYLNFFPKLGNLQELVFRNSSVGDMCLRTIGMWCEKLRVLNIEDCSRVTDAGIKWLIYNTAHTRI; this is encoded by the exons ATGCCTCAAGTGAAGGCTGTCGACTCACTTTTTACACTGTGTATTTACTGCATTAAGAACAGTTTAAATCTTAACGTTCCGACGAAAACGAAAACATTACAGACTGGAAGATGGACTGGTAGTCCATGGTTCGTCGAACAAACGACTGACCTCGGACTcgataaaaatctttttcaacTAC CCACTGTCTTGTTGGAGGCTATTTTCAGCTCCCTTGTTACTTCCTACGATGTGAACACCCAGAACACATCTCTTCTCGAGTTAATCATTCCTCCACAACTTAAAAAATGGATTGCTCCCGGTTTATACAACGAGCAATACTTGAACTTCTTCCCCAAACTTGGAAACCTGCAAGAATTAGTATTTCGAAATTCTAGCGTGGGGGATATGTGTTTAAGAACCATTGGTATGTGGTGTGAAAAATTAAG aGTGTTAAATATTGAAGACTGCAGCAGAGTAACAGACGCCGGAATCAAATGGCTTATTTACAACACCGCTCATAccaggatttaa